The Xanthomonas sontii genomic sequence CGATCTTGCGCGAAGGCTGATCGCCCGCATTGCGTTCGAGTCGGCCCCGCGGCGTGGCATCGCCTCGCCGTATCCCACACTGCTGGTCGGCGAAGTCCAAGCGCATGCCACGGTACTGGGCGCGGCGATGCTGCCGTTCAAGGAGACGCTGTTCTAGGGCGTGTCATCCATCCCCGCGCAACCGTGACCCTTCGGGTTGGGCTTGGCAGGCGCGCTGCCGCTGCTGACGGTTTCGCGCCGCCGAGCGGACTGTGGCGCGATGGCGCCTCAGCGCAACACGTGCTGCGGCACGTCGATCTCGGTGGCCACCGCGAGGTGGTCGGAGAAGGCGGCGGGCACTGCGCGCTGTTCGTTGCAGCGCAGGCCGTCGCTGACCAGGATGTGGTCGATGGCGCGCTGCGGGCGCCAGCTCGGGAAGGTCGGCACCACGCAGCCCGGCGGTTGCAGCCGGGTGCGTTTGTAGAGCAACTGCATTTCCGGGCGGTCGGCGACGCAGTTGAAGTCGCCCATCAGCACCACGTTGGGATGATCGGACAGCAACTCGGCGATGAAGGCCAACTGCGCCGCACGCGAGTTGGCGCCCAGCGACAGGTGCGCCACCGCCACCGCCAGGCCTTCGGCGCCGTTGCCGAACTTGGCCAGCAGCACGCCGCGCCCGCCGAGCCGGCCGGGCAGGGCGTGGTCCTGCACTTCCACCGGCTCCAGCCGGCTGAGCAGACCGTTGGCGCTGGAGGCCACGCCGCCCACGCGTCGGTTCGGCTGGTGGCTCCAGTAGTTGAAGCCGGCGCGCTCGGCCAGGTAGTGGGTCTGGTTGGTGAAGCCCGAGCGCAGGCTGCCGGGGTCGGCCTCCTGCAGGCCGACGATGTCGTGGTCGCTGGCCAGCTGCGCGATCGCGTCCAGGCTGCTGCGCTTGCGCCCGGCCGGCAGCGCGTGCGACCAGCTGCGGGTCACGTAGTCGCTGTAGCGGCGCGTGCTGGAACCGGCCTGGATGTTGGCGGTCAGCACGCGCAGAGTGCGGGTGGCGGGAGCGGTCACGGCGGTGCGGCCCGGGGCGGACGGCTTACTTGGCCATCGCCGCGCGCTCGCGCGCGATCAGGTGATCGGCCACGCGCAGCATGTCGTCGTAGCTCTTGCCCTTGACCAGGTACTTGCCGTTGATGATCAGCGACGGCGTGCCGGTGATGCCGCTGCGGGTGGCGAACTGCTTGGCGCGGTTGGTCTTGGTGGCCACCGCGAAGCTGCCCATGGTGTCGGCGAACTGCTTCGGGTCCACGCCGTACTTGGCGTAGAAGTTGGCGATGTCCTGCACCGAGTCGCGGCCACGCTCGCCCTTCAGGGTCTCGTCGACGTGAATCGCCTTGTACAGCGCCTCGTGGGTCTTCTCCTGCACGCCCAGCGCCTCGGCGGCGTAGAACGCGCGGGCGTAGTCGTCCCAGGTGCCGCCGAACATCGCCGGCACATAGACGAAGCGCACGTCCGACGGCAGGCCGGCCTTCCACGGGCCGATCAGCGGCTGGAAGCGCGCGCAGGCCGGGCAGACGTAGCCGAAGATCTCGGCCACCTCGATCTTGCCGTTGGTCGGCTGGAACGGCTGGCCGCCGGCGATGTCGACGTAGTCGGTGCCGGCGACCGGCTCCGGACCGTTCGGGGTCTTGGCGGCGACCGGCTTGGCCGCGGCGTTGTCGCCTTCCGTGGCGGCAGGCTGTGCAGCGGCATCGGCGGTGGTGGCCGCGGGCGCGGCCGGCGTCTCGGCGGGCGCAGCGGCGGCATCGTTGCCGGCGGCGGGCGCGGCAGCCGGGGCGGCAGCGGTGCCGGAGGCAGGGGCGACGGCGTCGGCAGTGCCGTCCTGGGCCTTGCATGCCACCAGGATCGGCAGCAGGGCCATCAGGGTCAGGGCGAAGCGGGTCTTCATCGGCGACATCTCCAGCAGGATGGGGGACAAATGCCGGACGCGCCGCAAGCGCGGTCCGGCCACCCCGTCATGATGCCATGGCGCGGATGAAGCGCCGTACGCCGATTACTTGCCTGCGCGCTCGCGGGCGATCAACGCGTCGGCGATACGCAGCATGTCCTCGAAGTTCTTGCCCTTGACCAGGTACTTGCCGTTGACGATCAGTGCCGGGGTGCCGGAGATGTCGGCGCGCACGGCGAAATCGCGCGCGGCCTTCACCTGCGCGGCGACCTGCGGGCTCTGGTAGGCGGCGATGAAGGCCTGCGGCTTGACCCCGAAGCCGGCGTAGAACGTGGCCAGTTCCTCCGGCGCCACGTTCTGCACCGGCACGCTGCGCTTGTCGTGGATGGCCTCGAACATGGCGCGGTGGCTGCGGCTCTGCACGCCCAACTGCTGCGCGGCATAGAAGGCGCTGGCGAAGTTGTCCCAGTAGCCGCCGAACGCCGCCGGCACCAGGGTCAGGCGCACGTCCTTGGCCTGCTTGCCGGCCCATTCTTCCAGCAGCGGCTCGAAGTGCGCGCAATGCGGGCAGGTATAGCCGAACACTTCCACCACCTCGATCTTGCCGGCCAGCGGCGCGAACGGCTTGGGATTGGCGATCAGCGTGTAGTCCTCCCCTTCCACCGCGGTGGCGGACTTGGGTTGCGCGCAGGCGCTCAACGGCAACAGGGCGAGCAGGCACAACAGCAGGCGGGGCAGACGGTTCATGCGATCTCCAATGGCAAAAAACGAACGCCGGTCGTCGGGACCGGCGCGAAGGGGAAACGGGCCGGCGCCGCCGCGGCGGCGCGCGGTCAGGATTGTTGCGCGGGTGCCGGCTGCTGTGGCGTCGCCGCGGCCGGTGCCGCCTGCGCGGCGGCCGCGTCGTCGGCGCGGTCGTGCAGGCCCTGCAGGTAGCTGCCCAGCGCCTTGATCTCCTGGTCGGTCAGCGGCTTGGCCACCTGCGCCATGATCTTGAACATCGTCGGATCGCGCTCCTGGGTGGTGCCGGCCTGGTATTCCTGCAGGCGCCGCGCCACGTAATCGGCGTGCTGGCCGCCCAGATGCGGATAGGCCGGACCCGGGTTGCCGGCGCCGGCCGGGCCGTGGCACGCCATGCACGCGGGAATGCCGCGGGTCGCGTCGCCGCCGCGATACAGCTGCTGGCCGACCTCGTAGAACTTCATGCCCGCGTAGGGACCGTCGGCGATCACCGCGTCGTCGGCGATGCCGGCGCCGGCCTTCTGCGTGGCGAAGTAGGCGCCGATGTCGCGCATGTCCTGCGCGCTCAGCGGCTGCACGAACGGCACCATCGCCGCGACCGCGCCGCTGGTGCGCTCGCCGTGGGCAATCAGCGCCATCTGCCGCGCGCTGTAGCGCTCCACCTGGCCGGCGATGCGCGGATACATGGCGATCGCGGGGTTGCCGTCCGCGCCATGGCAGGCGGCGCAGGCCGCCGCCTTGGCCTGGCCGGCCTTGGGGTCGCCCCAGGCGGCCTTGCCGATGTCGCCCTCCAACGGCGTGGTGCGCACCGGCGCGTGGTCGGGAATGGGAACCACCGAGGTCTGCGCGAACGCGACCGCGGCGGCGACAGAAACCGCTAGACCGGCAAAGGCAAGAACGCGAGCGTGGCGCATTGCTGAAGCTCCGTATGACCCGACCCCGCGGCTGCCGGACGGCGACCGCACTCGCGCGATTATCGGCATGCGGCGGCCCGGCGGTCAACGAAGCCCGCCCGGGGCTCTGGACGTGCGATCCTAGAGGGATGTCGCTGATCCTCGAACGTGCCCACTATCTGTTGTCCGCCCACAATGCCCGCCAGTTGCCGGACGACGGCGGCTGGGAAGTGGCGTTCGCCGGCCGCTCCAACGCCGGCAAGTCCAGCGCGCTGAACGCGCTGACCCGGCAGAACGCCCTGGCCCGCGTGTCCAAGACGCCCGGCCGTACCCAGCAGCTGGTGTTCTTCCAGGTCCAGCCCGAGCGCTACCTGGTGGACCTGCCCGGTTACGGCTACGCCAAGGTGCCGCAGGAACTGCAGGCGCACTGGCAGAAGTTCATCGACACCTATTTCCGCACGCGCGAGGCCCTGCGCGGGCTGGTGGTGGTGATGGACATCCGCCATCCGCTGAAGGACTACGACCGGCAGATGCTGGGCTACGCCGCCCAGCGCGGGCTGCCCGCACACGCGCTGCTGACCAAGGCCGACAAGCTCGGCCGCGGCCAGCAGGGGCAGGTGCTGCAGCAGGTACGCAAGGAGCTGGCTAGCGCGTTCGGCGATACTGTCAGCGTGCAGGCATTTTCCGGCGAGAGCCGCCAGGGCGTGGACGAGTTGCGTGGCATCGTCGGCGGCTGGCTGGGGTTGGACACGGAGCCGACTGCCGCGGAGTGAGCGCGGCGGCGCTGGCGCCCAAGCTCCGCGAGACGCTTCGCGCCGGACCCTCACCCCAACCCCTCTCCCGATGGGAGAGGGGCTAGCCGCTGTTCCTTCTCCCATCGGGAGAAGGTGCCCCGAAGGGGCGGATGAGGGTACGGGCGCAGCCTCGTGCACTCGAACTCCGCGGGACGCTTCGCGCCGGACCCTCACCCCAACCCCTCTCCCGATGGGAGAGGGGCTTTGGCCTCTTCCTTCTCCCTCCGGGACCATGGCCCCCTTTTCGGGGGAAGGTGGCCCGCAGGGCCGGATGAGGGTACGGGCCAATCAAGGCGCCGCCGGCAACGGCGAGAACTCCGCCGGCACCCAGGCGAATGCCTCGCCCTCGCGACGCACGTGGCCCAGTCCCGGGAACGGCAGATGCGCGCCGGCTACCCACCAGCCGTGGTCCGCGGCCTGCGCCAGCATGCGCTTGCGCGCGGCGATCGCCGCGGCGCGGTCGCTGTCGGCCTCGAACGACGCCTGCGGCTGCGCGAACTGCACCGCGTGGTAGTGCACCAGATCGCCCCACACCAGCAGTTGCTGCCCCGCACCACCGTCGAAGCGGTACGACACGTGCCCGGGCGTGTGTCCGTGGGTATCCAGCGCCACCGCGCCGCCGGGCAGCGCATCGCCGGGACGGAAACGGCGCAGCCGCTGCGCGGCCTGGTACGGCGCCACCGCCGCCCGCGCCAGCGGGAAGGCGAAGCGCAGTGCCTGCGGCGCCCCGGCCTCGCTGGCCGGGTCCAGCCAGTACGCCGCGTCGGCGGCGCTCAGCCACACCGTCGCCTTGGGATAGGCGGGCTGGCCCTGTGCGTCCAGCAGGCCGCACAGGTGATCGGGATGGGCGTGGGTCAGCAGCACGTCGTCGACCTGCTCTGGCGCATAGCCGGCCGCGCGCAGGTTGGCCAGCACCTGGCCGAGGCCAGGGCCGAAACAGGTCGCGGTACCGGTATCGACCAGGGTGAGGTGCGTGCCGTCCTGGATCAGATAAGCGTTGACCGCGGTCTGCAGGCCCTTGTCGTTCTCCGGCACATAGCGGTGGTCGAGCAGGCGTGCGATCGCCTGCGGCGGAATGTTCGCCAGTTCCGCGCGCGACAGCGCCACGGTGCCGTCGAACAGGGCGGTGACCCGCAAGCGGCCGATCGCCTGGCGATAGACGCCGGGCACCTGCGTCTGGGCGCTGGCCGGCGCGGCGGCATGAGCGGGTGATGGCAGCGTCAGCGCCGCGCTGGCGCTCATGGCCAGTGCGCACAGCGCGCGCAACGGGAACACGGACATGGGATTTCCTGGCAATGCGGCAGGCGCCGCGGTACCAGAATGCTGCGACGGTCCCGCTGCGCGATTCGCTCATTCCGCTGCGCGCGGCGCTCAATGCCGACGTGGCTCAGTTGCCGATGCTGGCAGGATCCAGGCCATAGCGCTGCTGGAAGCGTTGGCTGAAGCTGCGCACCGAGCGGTAACCGGCGTGCGCGGCGACCGTCTTCAATGGCCAGCGCGTGGTGTACAGCAGTTGCATCGCGTGCGCCAGGCGCGCATCGGTGAGCAGTTCGCGCAACGACGTGCGTTCGCCGGCCAGGTGCCGACGCAGGGTCGCGCCGCTGAAGCCCAGGCGCTCCTCGATGTCGCGCGAACGCCAGTTGCGTTGTGGCTGCGCGGCGATCAGATCGCGCACCTGCGCGGCCACGCTCGGCGCCGGCGGCAGCAGCAGGCCACCGTGGCCGCGCCGGCACAGCGCCAGCACCAGGGTCGCCAGCGCCAGCCGCGCCTCGGTGTAGCGGCCGTCCTGCAGCGCCTGCCGCCATTGCAGCAGGGTGCTGCCGAACTCCTCGGCGCGCAGACGCGCCAGTTCCGCGCCGGCGGCGGGCAGAGGCTCGTTCCACAGCAATCGGGCGGCGCTCAGCGCTTCCTCGCACAGCGGCACCAGCACGCTCAGGTACAGGCCGCTGTGCGGATCCGGGATGTTGACCACATCGATGCGGCAGCGCCGCGTCACCAGGAACAGGTCGCCCGGTACGAAGTCCAGGGCCTGTGTCGCGGTGCGCACCTGCTTGCGTCCCTGCAGCAGGATCGCCAGGTGCGGCTGCGGGATCTCCACCGAGCGCGCGCCGTGTTCGCGGCGCGCGGTGATGCAGGCGTAGCCCTCAGCCTGCGTGCAGTCGGCCAGGCTGGCCAGGCGCGCCAGCAGCAAAGCGTCGGGGGAAGTCGTGTCGGCCATGGCCGGTGATGCTAGCGCAGCGGCGGTCGCGTCCGCTCAGACATGCACGCCGAACACACGGCCGATCGCGCCGCTGGCGAGCATCGCCGCCGCGCCCCAGAACACCACCCGCACCGCGCCGCGCAGGCCCGAGGCGCCGCCGGCACGCGCGGCCAGCGCGCCGGTCAGCGACAGGCCGATCAGGGTCGCCGCGCCGGTCACCCACAGTTGCCGGCCGTCCGGCGCCAGCCAGGCGGCCACGATCGGCAGCGCCGCGCCGGTACAGAACGCCGCCGCCGATGCGGCCGCCGCCTGCAGCGGACGCGCACGCAGGCTCTCGGTGATGCCGAGTTCGTCGCGCGCGTGCGCGCCCAGCGCATCGTGCGCGGTCAACTGCTCGGCGACCTGGCGGGCCAGGCCGGGGTCCAGCCCGCGCTGGCGATAGATCGCGGTGAGTTCGTCCAGTTCGCTCTGCGGGTCCTCGTGCAGCTCGCGGCGTTCCAGCGCCAGGTCGGCGCGCTCGGTGTCGGCCTGCGATTGCACCGACACGTATTCGCCGGCGGCCATCGACATCGCGCCGGCGACCAGGCCGGCGATGCCGGTGGTCAGCACCGTGGCCGCCGACGCGCCGCTGCTGGCGACGCCGACCACCAGGCCGGCCACGGACAGGATGCCGTCGTTGGCGCCGAGCACGGCCGCGCGCAGCCAGCCGGCGCGGTCGGTGCGATGGCGTTCGGAGTGGGTCGGGCGCATGGCGCTGCCTGCGGCGGAGCGGGAAGGAGACCGCAGCCTAGCCGAGCCGGCGCCGCGAACGCTTGCTGCGTCTCACTCTCGACGCCGTCAGTGGCGCGGCCATGGAATGCTGCAGTGCCGCCGGTAGCGACGCGGGCCCCGCCCCCGGCACGCTATAGTGCGGGCCTTGCGATGGCAGGGGATGGTCCCCACATCGCCTCACCCGCCGTGCGAGTCCTGCCCTTGTCGAGCCCCAGCCACGTTGCCGAGACGCCGATCACCGACCGCGCCGAACTGGTCGAGGTGCTTGCCTCCGGAGAAAAACCCGAAGCGCAGTGGCGCATCGGCACCGAGCACGAGAAGTTCGGCTTCCGGCTGGACGACCTGCGGCCGCCGACCTTCGACGGCGAGCGCGGCATCGAGGCCTTGCTGCTGGGCCTGACCCGCTTCGGCTGGGAGCCGGTGCGCGAAGCCGGGCACACCATCGCCCTGCTGCGCGATGGCGCCTCGGTGACGCTGGAGCCGGCCGGCCAGTTGGAACTGTCCGGCGCGCCGCTGCCGACCATCCACGACACCTGCGTCGAAGTGGGCAGCCACCTCAACGAGGTCAAGCAGGTCGCCGACGAACTGGGCCTGGGCTTCCTCGGCATGGGCTTCCAGCCGAAGTGGCGCCGCGACGAGATGCCATGGATGCCCAAGGGCCGCTACAAGATCATGCAGGCGTACATGCCCAAGGTCGGTTCGCTCGGCCTGGACATGATGACCCGCACCTGCACGGTGCAGGTCAACCTGGATTACGCCAGCGAAGCGGACATGATCAGGAAGTTCCGCGTGTCGCTGGCGCTGCAGCCGATCGCCACCGCGCTGTTCGCCGACTCGCCGTTCGCCGAGGGCAAGCCCAACGGCTACCTCAGCTACCGCTCGCATATCTGGACCGACACCGACGCCGACCGCACCGGCATGCTCGACTTCGTGTTCGAGGACGGCTTCGGCTACGAGCGCTACGTCGATTACCTGCTCGACGTGCCGATGTACTTCTCCTACCGCGATGGCACCTACATCGACGCCAGCGGGCAGAGCTTCCGCGATTTCCTGCAGGGCAAGTTGCCGGCGTTGCCCGGTGCGTTGCCGACGCTGCGCGACTGGTCCGACCACATGACCACCGCTTTCCCGGAAGTGCGCCTGAAGAAGTACCTGGAAATGCGCGGCGCCGACGCCGGTCCGTGGGGCCGGCTGTGCGCGCTGTCGGCGTTCTGGGTCGGCCTGCTGTACGACGATGCGGCGCTGGGCGCGGCCTGGGACCTGGTCAAGGATTTCAGCCTGGTCGAACGCCACGCGCTGCGCGACGGGGTGCCGAAGCAGGCGCTGAAGCTGCCGTTCCGCAACGGCACCGTGCAGGACCTGGCTGCCGAGGCGGTGAAGATCGCCCTGTCCGGCCTGCGCCGGCGCGCGCGCCTGAACCGCGACGGCCAGGACGAATCGCGCTTCCTCGAACCGCTGGTGGAAATCCTGCATGGCGGCGAGACCGCGGCCGAGCGCAAGCTGGCGCTGTACCACGGCGCCTGGCAGGGCGACATCGACCACGTGTTCCGCGAGTTCGCGTACTGAGTGCAGCGGCCCGCCCGCAGGCCAGCAGAACGATGACCGCGATCGGTGACATGGCGGGCCTGTTCCAGGACGAGCCGAGCAGATGGGGCGGCCGTGGCGATCCGTATCTGTGGGAAGAGATGGCGTCGACCCTGGCCGGCGTGCCGTTGCCGGCGACGGCCACGCAGTGCGAGGCGCTGCTCGCCGACACCTTCGCGCGCCTGGTCGGCACGGCGCTGGACGACGCATCCGTCGAGTCGGTCTTCGTGCCGCGCCTCAGCCATGGCGGCATGTCCTCGGGATACGTCAGCCTGGTGTTCTGGCGGGCGACCGCACTGCCGCTGCTGCTGTCGCGTCATGCCGAGGCTGTGGCGCAGCGACGTGCGGGTGCCATAGCGCCGCAAACGCCGCCATGGTGGCGACGGCTATGGCCTTCGCGCTAGACACCTAGCCGCCCATCCGCGCCCTGGGCACGCCCCAGGCCGGGCAGCCGCGCGCCGCTTGCGGCGTCGTTGCAGGAATGGATGGCGGCGGGAAGCCCGCTTTTGCTATAGCGTCTTCGTTTAGCGTTGGTTGGCGTGAAGCGGGTGACTTTGGACTGCTCAGTGGCCTGGTGCATCGCCGAGAGGGCTGGAGATCGGTGCATTCCAATGCATTCTTGCAGGGCGGATACTAGGAACTGAAGTTTTTCTAGCGGTCCCTGGGGGGAGCTATGGCGGGACATGAGGTTGTGTGCACGAGTTGTGGGGAGGTGCATCAGGGGTTGCCGACGGATCGGGGCTTTGGATTGCCGGATGAGGTCTTCGCGCTGTCCTATCTGGACGCCTACCGCCGTGTCCGTTCCAACGCCGATCTGTGCACGCTGGACGAGCGGAGATTCTTTATTCGGGGCGTCCTGGAAATTCCGTTTCTGTATCGGGAAGACGCATTTGCCTGGGGGCTTTGGGCCGAGGTGTCGAAGCAGGATCACGACTTATATGTGAACAGCTTCAATGACGCGTCGGCGCAAGGTAGGGTGTTTTCGGGAGCGCTCGCCAATGCCATTCCCGGTGTGAACGATACCGTGGGGCTGCTTGTTTCGATCGAGTTCCAGGATCCGGCGAGCCGTCCCACGTTTGTCTTTCCATCATCCGCAGACCATGTGCTTGCCGTGGATCAGCGAAATGGCATCAATGAGGCGCAGCACCACCGGATGCTGGAGTTGTGCGGGCATTTCAAGGGCTCTCGACGTATGGACGTCGCTCAGCAGGCTTCTTCTTGGGAGGTCGCACCAACTGGGGAAGGCGCAGGGCGTTTGGTGTCTCGCAATCCGGAAAGTGCCGCGATCACGTCTTGGCACTTCTACAAGAATGCCGCAGGCTTCTTCGGCTTTGTGTCTCTTTTCGTCTATTGCGGCATTCTGCTCGCGCTTGGACCAGCTTCAGGCGCGGTGTTGTTCATCGCATTGGGAATGCTTGCCACCTTGTTGATATCGGTGCGGTCGGGCAAACGGCTCCTGCTGCTCCGGCGCATGCGGATGGCGCAACGTCGATAGCGCTTTGCATCGGCTGGCCTGGTTTGCGGCCCCGCGTCTTCCATTGACGCGCCTGAATGGTGATGACGGCGGCCACGGGGCAGGCGACAATGCCGCATTCGTCTTCAGGGGGGACGTCATGCACCAAGCGCAGCCGCGATCCAGCTTTGTCACGATCCTGGCTTGGATCTTCATCGCACTCTCGGGTTTCGGCACAGTGGTCGGCACCATGCAGGTCTTCGTTGTGTTCGTCATGTTCGATCACGTGCAGTTTGCCGATGCGGTGCAGAGGCTTCCGCCAGGCATGCCGCCGACGATTGCCTTCATTTTTTCCAACTTTCGTTGGTTGTTTCTTGGAACTGCGCTGTTTTCAGTGTGGACCCTGGCGAGTTCGATCGGGCTTCTGCGACGGATGAGTTGGGCGCGGTGGTGTTTCATCGCGGCCATGTTGCTGGTGATCGCGTGGAACCTGGGCGGCGCGGTCGTGCAGGTGCAGATGATCGCCTTCATGCAGAAGCAGCTCGCTGTTGCGCAGATGCACGGCGCGCCGGACATGCAGCCGATGCTGTGGGCCATGTCGGCGATCGGCGCGGTCTTTGCTGTGGCTTTCGTCGCCCTGCATGGCTGGATCATCGCGCGCTTGCTTTCACGGCCTGTCGCTGCAGAGTTTCGGCGTTCATTGCCGACGATGGGCAGCAGCGGCGCGCCACCGATGCGT encodes the following:
- a CDS encoding endonuclease/exonuclease/phosphatase family protein; the encoded protein is MTAPATRTLRVLTANIQAGSSTRRYSDYVTRSWSHALPAGRKRSSLDAIAQLASDHDIVGLQEADPGSLRSGFTNQTHYLAERAGFNYWSHQPNRRVGGVASSANGLLSRLEPVEVQDHALPGRLGGRGVLLAKFGNGAEGLAVAVAHLSLGANSRAAQLAFIAELLSDHPNVVLMGDFNCVADRPEMQLLYKRTRLQPPGCVVPTFPSWRPQRAIDHILVSDGLRCNEQRAVPAAFSDHLAVATEIDVPQHVLR
- a CDS encoding thiol:disulfide interchange protein DsbA/DsbL, whose translation is MKTRFALTLMALLPILVACKAQDGTADAVAPASGTAAAPAAAPAAGNDAAAAPAETPAAPAATTADAAAQPAATEGDNAAAKPVAAKTPNGPEPVAGTDYVDIAGGQPFQPTNGKIEVAEIFGYVCPACARFQPLIGPWKAGLPSDVRFVYVPAMFGGTWDDYARAFYAAEALGVQEKTHEALYKAIHVDETLKGERGRDSVQDIANFYAKYGVDPKQFADTMGSFAVATKTNRAKQFATRSGITGTPSLIINGKYLVKGKSYDDMLRVADHLIARERAAMAK
- a CDS encoding thiol:disulfide interchange protein DsbA/DsbL — its product is MNRLPRLLLCLLALLPLSACAQPKSATAVEGEDYTLIANPKPFAPLAGKIEVVEVFGYTCPHCAHFEPLLEEWAGKQAKDVRLTLVPAAFGGYWDNFASAFYAAQQLGVQSRSHRAMFEAIHDKRSVPVQNVAPEELATFYAGFGVKPQAFIAAYQSPQVAAQVKAARDFAVRADISGTPALIVNGKYLVKGKNFEDMLRIADALIARERAGK
- a CDS encoding c-type cytochrome, which produces MRHARVLAFAGLAVSVAAAVAFAQTSVVPIPDHAPVRTTPLEGDIGKAAWGDPKAGQAKAAACAACHGADGNPAIAMYPRIAGQVERYSARQMALIAHGERTSGAVAAMVPFVQPLSAQDMRDIGAYFATQKAGAGIADDAVIADGPYAGMKFYEVGQQLYRGGDATRGIPACMACHGPAGAGNPGPAYPHLGGQHADYVARRLQEYQAGTTQERDPTMFKIMAQVAKPLTDQEIKALGSYLQGLHDRADDAAAAQAAPAAATPQQPAPAQQS
- the yihA gene encoding ribosome biogenesis GTP-binding protein YihA/YsxC, whose product is MSLILERAHYLLSAHNARQLPDDGGWEVAFAGRSNAGKSSALNALTRQNALARVSKTPGRTQQLVFFQVQPERYLVDLPGYGYAKVPQELQAHWQKFIDTYFRTREALRGLVVVMDIRHPLKDYDRQMLGYAAQRGLPAHALLTKADKLGRGQQGQVLQQVRKELASAFGDTVSVQAFSGESRQGVDELRGIVGGWLGLDTEPTAAE
- a CDS encoding MBL fold metallo-hydrolase produces the protein MSVFPLRALCALAMSASAALTLPSPAHAAAPASAQTQVPGVYRQAIGRLRVTALFDGTVALSRAELANIPPQAIARLLDHRYVPENDKGLQTAVNAYLIQDGTHLTLVDTGTATCFGPGLGQVLANLRAAGYAPEQVDDVLLTHAHPDHLCGLLDAQGQPAYPKATVWLSAADAAYWLDPASEAGAPQALRFAFPLARAAVAPYQAAQRLRRFRPGDALPGGAVALDTHGHTPGHVSYRFDGGAGQQLLVWGDLVHYHAVQFAQPQASFEADSDRAAAIAARKRMLAQAADHGWWVAGAHLPFPGLGHVRREGEAFAWVPAEFSPLPAAP
- a CDS encoding helix-turn-helix transcriptional regulator — encoded protein: MADTTSPDALLLARLASLADCTQAEGYACITARREHGARSVEIPQPHLAILLQGRKQVRTATQALDFVPGDLFLVTRRCRIDVVNIPDPHSGLYLSVLVPLCEEALSAARLLWNEPLPAAGAELARLRAEEFGSTLLQWRQALQDGRYTEARLALATLVLALCRRGHGGLLLPPAPSVAAQVRDLIAAQPQRNWRSRDIEERLGFSGATLRRHLAGERTSLRELLTDARLAHAMQLLYTTRWPLKTVAAHAGYRSVRSFSQRFQQRYGLDPASIGN
- a CDS encoding VIT family protein, which produces MRPTHSERHRTDRAGWLRAAVLGANDGILSVAGLVVGVASSGASAATVLTTGIAGLVAGAMSMAAGEYVSVQSQADTERADLALERRELHEDPQSELDELTAIYRQRGLDPGLARQVAEQLTAHDALGAHARDELGITESLRARPLQAAAASAAAFCTGAALPIVAAWLAPDGRQLWVTGAATLIGLSLTGALAARAGGASGLRGAVRVVFWGAAAMLASGAIGRVFGVHV
- a CDS encoding glutamate--cysteine ligase, which encodes MSSPSHVAETPITDRAELVEVLASGEKPEAQWRIGTEHEKFGFRLDDLRPPTFDGERGIEALLLGLTRFGWEPVREAGHTIALLRDGASVTLEPAGQLELSGAPLPTIHDTCVEVGSHLNEVKQVADELGLGFLGMGFQPKWRRDEMPWMPKGRYKIMQAYMPKVGSLGLDMMTRTCTVQVNLDYASEADMIRKFRVSLALQPIATALFADSPFAEGKPNGYLSYRSHIWTDTDADRTGMLDFVFEDGFGYERYVDYLLDVPMYFSYRDGTYIDASGQSFRDFLQGKLPALPGALPTLRDWSDHMTTAFPEVRLKKYLEMRGADAGPWGRLCALSAFWVGLLYDDAALGAAWDLVKDFSLVERHALRDGVPKQALKLPFRNGTVQDLAAEAVKIALSGLRRRARLNRDGQDESRFLEPLVEILHGGETAAERKLALYHGAWQGDIDHVFREFAY
- a CDS encoding DUF2199 domain-containing protein codes for the protein MHQGLPTDRGFGLPDEVFALSYLDAYRRVRSNADLCTLDERRFFIRGVLEIPFLYREDAFAWGLWAEVSKQDHDLYVNSFNDASAQGRVFSGALANAIPGVNDTVGLLVSIEFQDPASRPTFVFPSSADHVLAVDQRNGINEAQHHRMLELCGHFKGSRRMDVAQQASSWEVAPTGEGAGRLVSRNPESAAITSWHFYKNAAGFFGFVSLFVYCGILLALGPASGAVLFIALGMLATLLISVRSGKRLLLLRRMRMAQRR